The genomic interval TTCCGCCTGGAGTTCTGCGCGTTCAACGCGGAGGGCTCGATGCTGACGACCGGGCACGAGGACGGGAGCGTTCAGCTCTGGGAGGTCCGCCGGGCCGGCGAATCCCGCTGATCCGCCCGCCGCGGCCGATCCCGGAGCGGCGCGCTCCGCCGACGCGAGCGGGGAAGCCCCGCCCGCCGCCCGGCCGGAGCCGCTGGGGTGCCGCTGGGAACCGACCGACTCCTGATCCGGCGGCTCCGGGCACGCTGCGCAGCAGGCGGGCGCAGCGTGCCCGGCACACGCCGCGTGCCGTGTGCCGCGGGGGCCGCTCGCGTCCGATCTGCGCTGAAGCTGGCCGCCGGGATCTCCGTCCGGCTCACCGGCCGAGGTAGCTCTTCACGTGGGCGGCTTTCTGCTTGAGCGCACGGGCGTGCAGCTCGCTGTGCTCGAGGAACTTGCCGATGACGCGGGCCTGAGCGTCGAACTCCGCCTGAAACTTCGCCTGCTCCTGGTCGTGCCAGCTGCCCTCCAGCCGCCGCATCCGCCCCTTGAGCTGCTGCATCAGCGACGCCATCTCCTGGTTGAACCGGGAGAGGTTGCGGGCGAAGTCTTCGAGTTCCTGGGGATCGACGTTGGCTTTGGCCATCCGGCGACGATAGATCGGGGGGAAGAGGCAGAGGAAGAGGAGCAAGCGAAGAAGCGAAGAAGTTTGGAAGCGGAGAAGTCAGGCAGGAGGCAGCGAGCGGTCGGCCAAGCCCCCCCGCCCCTGCTGAGTCCCCCGCTCCCCCACTCCCCCGCTCCCCCACTTCCCGACTTCCCCACTTCCCCACTTCCCCACTTCTTCGCTTCTTCGCTTCTTCACTTCTTCGCTTCTTCGCTTCTTCGCTTCTCCACTTCTTCGCTTCTTCACTTCTTCGCTTCTTCACTTCTTCGCTTCCCCGCTTCTTCCCCCCGCTTCTCCGCCGCGTCACGCCGCCGCGACCCCCACCACCTCCTCCAGCGTCGTCACGCCCTCCGCGGCCAGCCGGTAGCCATCCTCGATCATCGGGACGTGGCCATCGGGGAACAGGGCCCGGATCTCGCTCATGCTCGCGCGGCGGTTGATGGCCTCGCGGAGTTCGGCCGAGACGGGCAGCAGCTCGAAGACGGCCCGCCGGCCGCGGTAGCCGACCTGGCGGCAGGCGCGGCAGCCGGCCCCCTCGAAGAAGCTGCGGCCGGCGGCGGCGTCCTGAAGGTGGCCGAGGCGGCGCAGGAGCGCGGGGCTCGCGGGCACCTCGCGGCGGCAGCCCTCGCAGATCTTCCGAACGAGGCGCTGGGCCAGCACGGCCTGGAGGCTGCTGGCCACGAGGAAGGGCTCGACGCCCATGTCGATGAGGCGGGTGACGGCGCCGGCGGCGTCGTTGGTGTGCAGGGTCGAGAGCACGAGGTGGCCGGTGAGGGCGGCGCGGATCGCGATCTCGGCGGTCTCGCGGTCGCGGATCTCGCCGATCATCACCACGTCGGGGTCCTGCCGCAGGATCGCCCGGAGGCCGTCGGCGAAGCCGAGGCCGCGCTTCGGGTTCACCGGGATCTGATTGACGCCCTCGAGCTCGTACTCGACCGGGTCCTCGATCGTGAGGATCTTCTTGCTGGGGTCGTAGAGGTGCTGCAGCGCGGCGTACAGCGTCGTGCTCTTGCCGCTGCCGGTCGGGCCGGTGACCAGGAAGATGCCGTGAGGCCGGGCGAGCGTGTCGGTGAGCGTGTCGTGGCGGGCGGGATCGAGGCCGAGGTCCTCGATGCCCTTGAGCGCGGCGGACCGGTCGAGGA from Phycisphaera mikurensis NBRC 102666 carries:
- a CDS encoding GspE/PulE family protein — protein: MPELSGQTGQPVLTADDLVAEESALALLPAAAASDLGVLPLSLDGDRLRLAIADLRDFETLDAVRAATGRALRPRLADAADLDEAIDRAYGSHAERMIAGMGGSDGTPGDTEGATSVDLAAKLEELAREPTVVNLVNLLIHDAVQAGASDVHIEPFEKTLSVKYRIDGLLHGVSPPPRHLRDAVTSRIKVIAGLDIAERFLPQDGHIDFDVLSALGGGRRRKVDLRVSTVPTVHGESVVMRILDRSAALKGIEDLGLDPARHDTLTDTLARPHGIFLVTGPTGSGKSTTLYAALQHLYDPSKKILTIEDPVEYELEGVNQIPVNPKRGLGFADGLRAILRQDPDVVMIGEIRDRETAEIAIRAALTGHLVLSTLHTNDAAGAVTRLIDMGVEPFLVASSLQAVLAQRLVRKICEGCRREVPASPALLRRLGHLQDAAAGRSFFEGAGCRACRQVGYRGRRAVFELLPVSAELREAINRRASMSEIRALFPDGHVPMIEDGYRLAAEGVTTLEEVVGVAAA
- a CDS encoding WXG100 family type VII secretion target, whose product is MAKANVDPQELEDFARNLSRFNQEMASLMQQLKGRMRRLEGSWHDQEQAKFQAEFDAQARVIGKFLEHSELHARALKQKAAHVKSYLGR